The Ornithodoros turicata isolate Travis chromosome 9, ASM3712646v1, whole genome shotgun sequence genome includes a region encoding these proteins:
- the LOC135369410 gene encoding uncharacterized protein LOC135369410, producing the protein METDSASEYSSTGLEPDSYVYSDEENDFTVTINHDDSPFSTDPVPVRASLETEASDAYTEDCRTQSNEWCTCGRCRPQETDEFVCYRELDAVAAVCDDECVDCITVHDLFQRMCLHRRQLQVRSRFLRNERPFYMERGSSADTNRYSALPLTW; encoded by the exons ATGGAAACCGACTCTGCATCAGAATACAGCTCCACGGGACTTGAGCCCGATTCATACGTGTATTCTGATGAGGAGAATGACTTTACGGTCACCATAAACCACGACGACTCGCCGTTTTCGACAgaccctgtaccagtgcgcgcgtcCCTTGAAACCGAGGCCTCGGACGCATACACTGAAGACTGCCGAACTCAAAGTAACGAATG gtgcacgTGCGGTCGGTGCCGCCCGCAGGAAACAGACGAATTCGTTTGCTACAGAGAGCTCGACGCGGTGGCAGCAGTATGTGATGACGAGTGCGTGGACTGCATAACGGTGCACGACCTCTTCCAACGCATGTGCTTGCACAGGAGGCAGCTTCAGGTGCGCAGCAGGTTCCTACGGAACGAGCGTCCGTTTTACATGGAACGCGGCTCTAGTGCCGACACCAACAGGTATTCAGCCTTACCTTTGACCTGGTAA